One window from the genome of Musa acuminata AAA Group cultivar baxijiao chromosome BXJ1-4, Cavendish_Baxijiao_AAA, whole genome shotgun sequence encodes:
- the LOC135651492 gene encoding gamma-glutamyl peptidase 5-like: MGGGYGEGEAEGRRFAVLLCAEDSEYVKKVHGGYFKVFVSLLGEEGETWHVYRAARGELPPAEDVDAYDGFVISGSCSDAHGDDQWIRDLLSLLETLVSKKKQLLGVCFGHQILSRALGGKTGRAKRGWDIGVTCIHPSHSTIKQFSSLHIPSHLPIIECHRDEVWELPPNAEVMAQSEKTGIEIFRYGYHVMGIQGHPEYTKDILMHLIDRLLQLNLIQNCHAEAAKASVEAGEPNREAWKKLCKAFLKSQL; the protein is encoded by the exons aTGGGAGGAGGATACGGAGAGGGGGAGGCGGAGGGGCGGCGCTTCGCGGTGCTCCTGTGCGCCGAGGATTCGGAGTACGTGAAGAAGGTGCATGGCGGCTACTTCAAGGTGTTCGTGAGCCTGCTGGGGGAGGAAGGCGAGACGTGGCACGTGTACCGCGCGGCGCGCGGCGAGCTGCCCCCTGCGGAGGACGTCGACGcctacgacggtttcgtgatctcCGGTAGCTGCAGCGACGCCCACGGCGACGACCAGTGGATCCGCGACCTCCTCTCCCTGCTCGAGACGTTGGTCTCCAAGAAGAAGCAGCTCCTGGGCGTCTGCTTCGGTCACCAG ATTTTGAGTCGAGCATTGGGCGGCAAGACTGGCAGAGCCAAAAGAGGGTGGGATATAGGAGTGACCTGCATCCACCCTTCTCATTCCACCATCAAGCAGTTCTCGTCTCTCCACATCCCCTCTCATCTTCCTATCATCGAGTGTCATCGCGACGAG GTGTGGGAGCTGCCTCCTAATGCAGAGGTAATGGCTCAGTCAGAGAAGActggcattgagatatttaggTATGGCTACCATGTAATGGGAATCCAAGGCCACCCAGAGTACACAAAGGACATCCTCATGCACCTCATCGATAGGCTCCTCCAACTTAATCTGATTCAG AACTGTCATGCTGAAGCAGCAAAAGCAAGCGTAGAGGCAGGAGAACCAAACAGAGAGGCATGGAAAAAATTATGCAAGGCCTTTCTCAAGAGCCAACTCTGA